One window of Scheffersomyces stipitis CBS 6054 chromosome 1, whole genome shotgun sequence genomic DNA carries:
- the DYA4 gene encoding Dynactin subunit 4 (Dynactin subunit p62) — MSRIYNDSFVFCSSADAPPDVTAIDFNQVYPLASLHFCPNCQTPKSPIQYSYNIESKFCSNCLADHSVSSASFCSKNCFDCPSCGTILTITISDHNGQGKSFNFKCPYCTFIYKTNVIEKPKSLHTIIRLERKDNPDKKHALFRQIQTRLAEPNKSSKEINQRQLENLSLGKKETEKIDDFDVQESDKDISDIANLENILSSTFPTISSTTKLFPKTHRLSSKVSKKCLACNTILQMPALIPNSPTVYKFSSKFNAVDYLPTLKIADAPTNILNIDEQYNIVLNIINPLQTKMTVSLASPAQLPANCVYPASNSKFTISIPLTKFTIGNAVSKNILKGIPTSILTSNTAVSRSEKSKRIGESALAVDQFDVDKLVQKGANWYSVPIALTIETGSCSDIEHEIKIPLYIKINSDIPDNLLSVSRREKLALGYWNIVTLGKYRIIE, encoded by the coding sequence atgtCCAGAATATACAATGACTCGTTCGTTTTCTGCTCTTCGGCAGATGCTCCGCCAGACGTAACTGCTATCGACTTCAACCAAGTCTACCCCCTCGCTTCGCTTCACTTCTGTCCCAACTGCCAGACTCCCAAATCTCCAATCCAGTATAGTTACAACATTGAATCCAAATTCTGCTCCAATTGTCTAGCAGATCATTCAGTGTCCTCGGCCAGCTTCTGTCTGAAAAACTGCTTCGATTGTCCCTCATGTGGAACCATTCTAACCATAACAATATCTGATCACAATGGACAAGGCAAGctgttcaacttcaaatgTCCGTATTGCACTTTTATTTATAAGACAAACGTTATTGAAAAACCAAAATCACTTCATACCATCATCAGACTCgaaagaaaagacaacCCTGACAAGAAGCATGCATTATTCCGCCAAATACAAACGAGGCTAGCAGAACCAAATAAGTCGTCGAAAGAGATCAACCAGAGGCAGTTGGAGAATCTTTCTTTGGGtaagaaagaaacagaaaaaatCGATGATTTTGATGTGCAAGAATCAGATAAAGATATATCAGATATCGCAAATCTCGAAAATATACtatcttcaacatttccaaccatttcttccacaacAAAGCTATTTCCAAAGACACATAGgctttcttcaaaagtttcaaaGAAATGCCTTGCTTGTAATACTATTCTCCAAATGCCGGCATTAATTCCAAATTCACCAACGGTATACAAGTTCTCCTCCAAATTCAATGCTGTAGATTATCTACCAACATTGAAGATCGCCGACGCACCAACTAATATCTTGAATATAGACGAACAATACAATATTGTGCTAAACATCATAAATCCATTGCAAACGAAAATGACAGTTTCCTTAGCGTCGCCAGCTCAGCTTCCTGCAAATTGTGTATATCCTGCTTCGAACAGCAAATTCACAATCAGCATTCCTTTAACGAAGTTCACGATTGGAAATGCCGTTTCCAAGAATATCTTGAAAGGTATCCCAACTTCGATCTTGACTTCAAATACTGCCGTTTCTCGTTCTGAGAAACTGAAGAGAATAGGGGAGTCTGCGCTTGCTGTAGATCAATTCGACGTGGACAAATTGGTGCAAAAGGGAGCCAACTGGTATAGCGTGCCTATTGCGCTCACCATAGAAACTGGAAGCTGTAGCGATATCGAGCATGAGATCAAAATCCCCTTGTACATTAAAATCAATTCCGATATTCCAGATAACCTTCTTCTGGTCTCtagaagagaaaaattgGCATTGGGGTACTGGAATATTGTTACACTAGGAAAGTATAGAATTATAGAATAG
- the DLD1 gene encoding mitochondrial enzyme D-lactate ferricytochrome c oxidoreductase encodes MFLLRRTASSTAWRRAGLRSLKRFYSDSAPKSSGVATSASIAFFGGSVFGAAVYKFSVRNQDTLNSKVIPPSTSDDQATTSTLPLDKLESPVYATKEEIETAIQEIKHIFKKNTPAGVEYDESIFINNSKEELDSHSDTYFNSHHAAPDERPMYVVCPRSTQEVAEIMKVCHSYKIPVVPTSGRSSLEGHFIPRRHGITIDICNMDQIVKLNKSDLDITVQGGVGWEALADYLEEYNLLFSSDPGPGATISGICANNASGTNASRYGETYKNVLSLTVVLADGTVIKTKQRPRKSSAGYNLNSLFVGSEGTLGIITEATLKLHVKPAKESVIVVPFKTIEDAANTVNDILLKGMELNAIELLDDKMMQVINQSGETSRRWTEAPTLFLKLGGANQQSLDCIVEEIEGIVKSNHNLDFQFASNDDEKTELWSARKVALWSTINLGKEIDPTMLLWTTDAAVPISQLPKFLAETKADIDSHGLKNTLVAHIGDGNAHSFILYTPEQREVAQKVVDQMVQRAVALEGTCTGEHGIGFGKREFLVEEIGELTIDVMRKIKLALDPLRILNPDKVFKIDPHEKPSFHGNFQK; translated from the coding sequence ATGTTTCTCCTTCGCAGAACAGCTTCGTCAACAGCCTGGAGAAGAGCAGGGCTCAGAAGTCTCAAGCGCTTCTATTCCGATAGTGCACCCAAGTCTTCTGGAGTTGCTACCAGTGCTTCCATAGCCTTCTTCGGTGGATCCGTCTTTGGGGCAGCAGTCTACAAGTTTCTGGTGAGAAATCAAGACACATTAAACAGTAAGGTGATCCCtccttctacttctgaTGATCAAGCAACTACTTCAACTCTCCCATTGGATAAGTTGGAGTCCCCAGTCTATGctaccaaagaagaaatcgagaCAGCTATACAAGAAATCAAAcacatcttcaaaaagaatACACCGGCTGGAGTAGAATACGACGAGTCTatattcatcaacaattccaaggAAGAATTGGATTCCCACTCAGATACCTACTTCAATTCGCACCACGCTGCTCCAGACGAAAGGCCAATGTATGTTGTATGTCCGCGTCTGACTCAGGAAGTCGCGGAGATCATGAAAGTGTGTCATTCTTATAAGATCCCTGTAGTGCCCACAAGCGGTAGATCGTCTTTGGAGGGCCACTTCATTCCCAGAAGACATGGAATCACCATTGACATTTGCAACATGGATCAGATTGttaagttgaacaagtcaGACTTGGACATTACTGTTCAAGGAGGTGTAGGCTGGGAAGCATTGGCAGACTACCTTGAAGAGtacaatcttcttttctcgtCAGACCCTGGCCCAGGAGCTACCATCTCGGGGATCTGTGCCAACAACGCTTCTGGAACTAATGCCAGTAGATATGGAGAAACATACAAGAACGTTCTCAGTTTAACTGTGGTTTTGGCTGATGGAACGGTTATAAAAACTAAACAGAGACCAAGAAAATCTAGTGCAGGCTACAACTTGAATTCACTTTTTGTAGGAAGTGAAGGTACCCTTGGAATTATCACCGAGGCTACACTTAAGCTTCATGTCAAACCCGCCAAAGAATCCGTCATTGTGGTCCCCTTCAAGACGATTGAGGATGCTGCCAATACTGTTAACgacatcttgttgaagggAATGGAGTTGAATGCTATTGAGTTGTTAGACGACAAGATGATGCAGGTGATCAATCAAAGTGGAGAAACTAGTCGTCGCTGGACCGAAGCTCCTACCCTCTTCTTGAAGCTTGGAGGCGCTAATCAGCAATCGCTTGATTGTATCGTCGAGGAGATAGAAGGTATCGTCAAAAGTAACCATAACCTTGATTTCCAGTTTGCCTCTAACGATGACGAGAAGACGGAACTCTGGTCTGCCAGAAAAGTAGCATTGTGGTCTACCATCAACTTGGGAAAAGAGATAGACCCCACCATGCTTCTTTGGACAACGGATGCTGCTGTGCCCATCTCGCAATTGCCCAAGTTCTTAGCAGAAACCAAGGCTGATATAGACAGTCACGGTTTGAAGAACACATTGGTAGCACATATTGGAGACGGAAATGCGCATTCGTTCATCTTGTATACGCCTGAACAACGAGAAGTCGCCcagaaagttgttgatcaaatgGTGCAAAGAGCCGTAGCACTCGAAGGAACCTGTACAGGAGAGCATGGTATTGGTTTCGGTAAGCGTGAGTTCctagtagaagaaataggAGAGTTGACTATAGATGTGATGAGAAAAATCAAACTAGCATTGGATCCTCTTCGAATTTTAAATCCAGACAAGGTTTTCAAGATCGATCCACACGAAAAGCCACTGTTCCATGGAAATTTCCAGAAATGA
- a CDS encoding predicted protein, with translation MSQLSVQRQDKISSNNATKRNNRKRKHQSYRVKTREERKPMSKEFQKLESSKSSVKKRRFKKKECKFPNVAAKIDWINHDPHTLRYKHFGGKMNHIEFTEMTKERHRRKQENKLREQRIHRQVHQIRIHWERQTQLQAQKQILEFFVMAVDILIETIQGYCRLLGREALLASDNQQYLHDQLWTFLDGQLDLHPRVLEYLNEFYFLRVWEKVENKYMFEFVHTNRLI, from the coding sequence atgtcacAACTTTCCGTTCAACGACAGGACAAAATTTCCAGTAACAATGCAACTAAAAGAAACAATAGGAAGAGGAAACATCAAAGTTATAGAGTCAaaacaagagaagagagGAAGCCCATGAGCAAAGAATTCCAAAAGCTTGAGTCGCTGAAGTCATcagtgaagaaaaggaggttcaaaaagaaggaatGTAAATTTCCAAACGTAGCAGCCAAAATCGACTGGATCAATCATGATCCACATACATTACGATATAAACACTTTGGTGGTAAAATGAACCATATTGAGTTCACGGAAATGACTAAAGAAAGACATCGTCGCAAACAGGAAAACAAGTTAAGGGAGCAAAGGATTCACCGGCAAGTTCACCAGATTCGTATTCATTGGGAGCGACAAACTCAACTTCAGGCTCAAAAACAGATCCTCGAGTTCTTTGTGATGGCTGTCGATATATTGATTGAAACAATTCAGGGCTATTGCCGCTTGCTTGGACGGGAGGCATTATTGGCATCAGACAATCAGCAATATCTACACGATCAGTTGTGGACTTTTTTGGATGGGCAATTGGATCTTCATCCTAGAGTTCTTGAGTATCTCAACGAGTTCTACTTTCTCAGGGTCTGGgaaaaagtagaaaacAAGTACATGTTCGAATTTGTTCACACCAATAGACTAATATAG
- the NUF1 gene encoding NUF1 protein (Spindle poly body spacer protein SPC110) (Nuclear localization sequence binding protein invoved in transcription) produces MDTIEKPELQPISGAFEESTGPTFSEENESLPDFGNIESNELENEKNSESPEPQENQKPQEQQSKLDREETIIRRLRDIPLDKLKEILTNQLDLEIRLKHHELKLSEAELSKIESQMIVLRKFFEIPNEVKIEGEPSEFTLKYFDILNKSLNVTYNDLKKQQSLVNVDSTAFGLFKPDYMGDKSDVFSGDLASGGHSYRTRSTTSSLRPTQTYTGASAPGNYSSVKFNQNLGCLYRRTDGIIVKLTCPDCQRSNFSSAQGFLNHSRIAHSKEYTSQDAAALKCGEIIPEVKQDAEGELSLSKLKEKGIDPNKNLNVNEIYFNGLSNSLNTVHNSAQSSSRKNSSPSSSNECAKAAEETSSICNEIARSVSVESLATSATPEAVPQQNSKNQAESELLKKLIKEGKMKKEDFEQFVSETRKPVANSHLFENEVEEENDSETSAVSTPAVTNSRTKMKRRQSRGGINISITRGDSGLEIEDVDEDDFDENTENKEPTDKKDTKRRRKS; encoded by the coding sequence ATGGACACTATTGAGAAGCCAGAGTTACAGCCCATATCTGGTGCATTTGAGGAGCTGACGGGTCCAACTTTCTCGGAAGAAAACGAGTCGTTACCTGACTTTGGGAATATAGAGCTgaatgaattggaaaatgagaaaaattcagaatcCCCAGAAccacaagaaaatcaaaaaccacaagaacaacagTCAAAATTGGACCGAGAAGAAACTATTATACGGAGATTACGGGATATTCCACTAGACAAACTAAAAGAAATTCTTACTAACCAGTTGGATCTTGAGATTCGCTTGAAACATCATGAATTGAAACTCAGTGAGGCTGAATTGAGCAAAATAGAGTCTCAGATGATTGTACTTCGAAAGTTTTTTGAAATTCCCAATGAAGTGAAAATCGAAGGTGAACCAAGCGAGTTCACGTTAAAATATTTTGACATTCTCAACAAATCACTAAATGTCACGTATAATGATCTCAAGAAACAGCAGCTGTTAGTAAATGTAGATAGTACAGCTTTTGGTCTTTTCAAGCCAGACTATATGGGAGACAAGTCTGATGTATTTCTGGGAGATTTGGCATCTGGTGGCCATTCTTATCGTACTAGATCTACAACTTCGTCATTGAGACCTACCCAAACCTATACTGGAGCGTCCGCTCCTGGAAACTATAGCTCAGTAAAGTTTAACCAGAATTTGGGCTGTTTGTACCGCAGAACCGATGGAATAATTGTCAAATTGACATGTCCCGATTGTCAACGAAGTAACTTCTCTTCAGCCCAAGGATTCTTGAACCATAGTAGAATAGCCCATTCTAAAGAGTACACTTCTCAGGATGCAGCAGCTTTGAAATGCGGAGAAATCATCCCGGAAGTCAAACAAGACGCCGAAGGTGAACTCAGCTTGCTGAAACTCAAAGAGAAAGGCATAGATCCTAACAAAAATCTCAATGTCAACGAAATCTACTTCAACGGTTTGAGCAACAGCTTGAACACGGTGCACAACTCAGCACAATCCTCTAGTAGAAAAAACTCGTcaccttcatcttctaaTGAATGCGCTAAGGCAGCTGAGGAAACAAGTTCCATCTGTAACGAAATAGCAAGATCGGTGAGCGTTGAGTCTCTCGCAACTTCTGCAACACCAGAAGCCGTTCCTCAGcagaattcaaaaaatcaAGCAGAAAGCGAATTGCTAAAAAAACTCAtaaaagaaggaaagatgaagaaagaagactttgagCAATTTGTCTCAGAGACTCGAAAACCAGTGGCAAATTCTCATCTCTTCGAAAacgaagtagaagaagaaaatgactCAGAAACTTCAGCAGTTTCAACTCCTGCTGTTACAAACTCGAGGACCAAAATGAAACGACGTCAATCACGTGGAGGCATAAATATCTCCATAACAAGAGGAGACTCGGGACTCGAAATCGAAGAcgtagatgaagacgacttcGACGAAAATACGGAAAACAAAGAGCCAACGGACAAAAAGGATACGAAACGTAGACGCAAAAGCTAA
- a CDS encoding predicted protein, whose product METEEETNISVTTIARIFREIGFKNADTSIMLSTLKLSAEYIRLFVNEAIIRANEERILEGDSLSKVDGIDNVESASDANIEVDAEAEDEIIEDDDIDDLDPEDIQDSDTQRQLKVAETNNNDTLDSRHLQKIAGVLILDF is encoded by the coding sequence ATGGAaaccgaagaagaaacaaatatCTCTGTTACGACTATCGCTCGGATCTTCCGAGAAATCGGCTTCAAGAATGCAGATACCCTGATCATGCTTTCCACATTAAAGCTTTCGGCAGAGTATATACGATTGTTTGTCAATGAAGCTATAATAAGGGCCAACGAGGAACGTATATTGGAAGGTGATTCTCTTAGCAAAGTGGATGGAATCGACAATGTCGAGTCTGCATCTGATGCCAacattgaagttgacgCAGAGGCTGAGGATGAGATCATAGAAGACGATGATATAGACGACTTGGATCCTGAAGATATTCAAGACTCTGACACTCAGAGGCAGCTTAAAGTGGCGGAgaccaacaacaacgatACATTGGACTCCAGacatcttcagaagattgCGGGGGTGCTTATTCTCGACTTTTGA